Genomic window (Alligator mississippiensis isolate rAllMis1 chromosome 7, rAllMis1, whole genome shotgun sequence):
ttagtggccttcgtgattgaccctacggggggaggctgagagctgaatctcttcagcctgcacaagagacagctgaggggagatcttgtggctgcctataaatttattagggaagtcaacggggaataggggaagtgctatTTATTAGggctaggaataatgggtgcaaactagttgagagtggatttaggttagatattaggaagaaatttttcacagtaagggtgaccaggatctggaatgggctgccaagagaggtggtgctctcacctagcttggaggtcttcaaaaacaggctggatagtcacctggctgggggtcggacacgatgatccattgtggtcccttccgactccacAATCTATGAACCTACGAACCCTTGGACACATTATTACTGACCTGCATCCCCTCCTGGGCAAGGACGGTTGCTTCAGTGTGGCCATGGGGGACAAACCGGTCTGGCTAACAGGCAAGCTCAAACAGCCTCTCAAACAACAGGCTACCAACTCCCATTCACACCAGGGTACCACGCCTTGGAGTGGCTCCCAGTGCAAACCGGGCTCCATCCTTAATACAGAGGCTTCTGTGTGCGCTTTGTGGGTGGGGGCCTTCacttcttttcccctctcccagcagtgtCTTGActctcacctccctccccacaccgtATTTGGTATTCAAAAGACTCAATCTTTATTTGATAGCCtggcttgtccatgtcctttcatTACATCTGAGAAATGAGCTTGGCCGTGCAAAAACTTCTGCTGTGCCTCTCGGCTTCACTTAgtttgtaaggtgcaaatctaccctgtcctCTGCCTCCCCTCAAACTAGCACAGATGTCTAGCAGCCAGGTGCGCTCCTCACTCCTACCCAACTATatgcccataaggctgaggggcCACTGGCTGAGCTGGAAAGACCCTGCTGGCATCAGCTGCAGAGGCTCTATACGCTCCACGGTCTAGGCCAGGCTGGAGGGGACTTGCTGGGTTCAGTTGCAGAGACCGCAGTGTTGTGCTTCCTGGTGGTGGCGGCATGGGTGACTgctgcctcccgagtctgggcaagctcccgcagatgctggcagtggcggtggggccagagctggcgaGCTCCCATGGACTCCctgtcagggggtacatgtgccccccatgcctctccccacACGTTGCCTATGGGTGGTGGGGTGTCACAGTGtacctggagcaggggtgggcaaaatgcggcccatgggctgaatgcggcccgccaagccgttccatccagcccgcaggatccctaaaaaatttagaaaatgaatatttccctgcccctggctgcctgtcaatggcttgccaaaactcagtaagtggccctccgcccaaaataattgcccgcccctgacctaGAGGGCCTCATTCCTGGTGTTTGGGTCTTAAAATGTCCTATTTGATTGATCCTTAGAGGTGGATGAGAGCACTTTGAGTGCCTTCCAGCATCAGCAACCCTGGCTATCTGAGCGTGGGAGCAAGGTTCTGCTAATCCCCGCTTGGTGTTTGCAGCCTGTCACCAATCAAGCTTCCCTTTCTTGTCCCCCTTCAGGTCTCTCCACTACCCCAAATTCTTCCCTGCAGCCCCGActccccctcacctctgccccagctgcagtttcACTCCACAAATGAACCTGAGCCTTTGCTTACCTGCTTTGGAGgcatgccctgccccttccccagctggccTGGTTGAGGTATCAGGGAATCCATCTCTCCCATTCTCCCCGGGCAAGTCCTCTGTAGCTCCAGGAATACGGGCACCTCCTCAGGAGGCTGTTCATCAGCTCTGCTAAAGGTCCctgcatgtgtgggtgggggagagcatgCACAGGttagcctggtgctgctggcatgggGAAAGCCCTGCTAGTCTCCTCTACTGGCCTGGGACTATGGCAGCTGGAGGCTTCAGCGTGTGGaaaagcagggagaaggaaaaCGTATAGTCCCACAGCTGTTTTAATAGACCTCCACAGGGTCAAAGCTGGACAGGAGATCCAAAACTGCacccagtgcagggtggtgatcagagcctgcagggacatcGCTTCCCAGGAGAGAACCGAGGGATGTTGGTGCGATGTCATCATGCACACGTTAAGGAGGGTGGAGAGGAGGAAATGCAAAATCAGACTGCTCCAGGGTACGTGAAATGCTTCCGGGGCGCTGGGGGAACAAGAAAGGCTGACCAGCTGGAGCACTGAAACCATCAAAATGTTCTGGCAGAGATTTCTCCACCGATGGGGATGCCTCCTGCTGCTAGAAGGGTAAAACCACCACTCCTTACCTGCTCCTGGGGAAGGACTTTGTCCAGGGTAGGAACCTGAGCAGCTCTCGTCTGGTGCGCAGTCCCAGGTCTCCTCTGTTTTAGGAgaatctgcagcaggacagaggccTGGGGTTACCTGTACATGAAGCAGCCACACACCACTGGGGAAACCCACTGCCCTGACCGGAGCACCAgccttttcttgggcagggaGGGCTCAGAGGGGCATGGAAAGGGGCTGATTAAAACATGCATAGATAATCAATTAGATAGTCATTACCACGGTAGCACTACAAGGCCCAGCCAAGCTAAAGCCCGTTCCTGCTGGGAGGTGCACACATGCAGTGAGAAAGATCAGGGTGCTGCCCACCCACAGACAGAGTTGGGTCCTACCCCAACCCCATGCTTAGAAATACTGCCGCCCTGTCACGAGCAGAGGCAGCCATTGGAGACTCTCCTCCCGAACACAGGACCCACGCAGGCAcccacaccctcaccctggcctgcatccagcacctgacctgccactgcctccctggacctgttcgagACCTAGTACGGCACTGTACGGTACGCGCTGCTACGTGTCCCACCTTACAGCGCTTGTCTTGAAGCTAAGCTCTCACTCCCTTCCCTGTTTCTTTTTAGTTGTGCCCAAAATCAGCTGACCCACACTCAACAGCCACCCTAACAACAGGGTATGTTGCTCTTTGGGTACCAAGAGCATGTTAACCTTGTACGTCAAATAGGCTGGTAAGCACCTGACTTCTGGTCGGACGAGGGCTGCTCTTTGGGGACATGAGGGGTCTTGTCCTGAGGTCCTGTGGTTTCCCCCAGTCCTGCCTCCTCCCGATGCCTGTCTGTACAACGGGCCTtgggctgctccagccagcaaTCGCCAGGTTCCTGCAATGACAccgtgggctgcatcttgtctgGGGAGATCTCCTCAACCTTCACACTCGCTGTGATCTGGGAATGAGATAAATCTGTCACTGGggagccaggaactgggagacAGGACGGAGGGGAACGTCCCCCAGACACATGGAGGTGGGGACGGCAGCTGTGATGATCAGGGTGAAACAACCACTTCTCACCCCGCCTGTCCCACCTGAAAACCCTCGCCCTGGGCCACTGACTTGGCACAGGTGTCCACAccgtgcccccactcccagcattatctctggggcaggatggccagggcttgctccagcacctgctccttgctgcggtgctgggctccagccagcgctggcacagctcccgcaggcggctgcaGAGCTCCCAAAGCTCCTCCGCCtcctgggagcagaggctttggAAGTGCTGGTGCCAGGTCTCTAGGGTGGGGAACTCATTCCCCAGTTCCAGCTGtttccagagctggggccaggagctccctgctgccgggacAGGAGGACATGCTCTGCCATGGGAGCCCATGCCGGCAACAGGCAGCTCACGGGGCCAGGGAGCAacctcctgatccctgcccctcagctgactgggagcaaatctgctcccggtcTACACGGACTTTGCTATGCAGTAGCTACTCTGCAGTTCGTTTGCCACCTACACGTGCGGTAGTAAAGTAACCATGGAGCAGATCAATATACTACGCAATAAGCATCTGCATATGTACACGGTGATGCTTACGGCGTAGTAAATCGGTGCATcgagcagtaaagtgtctcgcATAGATACACACGCTCACTAAGCTGATTCCAGGGGACAGCGCagagcaaagcaggaggggtAAAGTGAGAAAAGGGGTAAGCGGGAGAGGCGTCTATCTGGTCTGAGGAAGATCCTGGACCACTGGGAGCGTGACGGGATGCTGTTTGACTGTCAGCGGCGCTCAGCACCGTAGGGAGGGCCCAGCGTCCCGGCCCCGATGACACCGGGTCACTTTTCCCCCCCGTCTGCTCCAGCCTGGAGACTTGCTGGCTCCTGCTCCTCCGGCTGCACCTGGGCTGCGAAGGGACGGCGCGCggctgccacgggctccagcTCGGTCGGCATTTTCtccaccaccctgctcccccGGCCACCTGCGGGAAGGACACACACAGCATGCATcttggctggtgctgggagacccaggaccctgcccctgtcctgggttttccgcggtgctagcctgttaccgggctcgctaCTCCTGTCCTGGGTTCCTCAATcgggcccctcttgggcctctcaaacattgcccctctcgggctcctcaatatcgccccTCCTTGGgcctggggtctatgcaccccgcaagtgatgcccttgctggcgtctgctgcgcccgtcctgggctccctaatatggcgctccccctctccggggctcgccgcgcccaccttgggcttctcaatgctgccccgctccggggctggggtctacgtaccccgcacacaacccggggtccctgttccccacccacaacccactggctgcgctcGTTGCTGCCAGCTGCACCTTCCcaggtgctggggtccccacaccactgGGGTACCCAtgagaatactgcgccctcactggcgctagggcaccccaccccgatggggtccctatgaggcctcctccaacccctacagcctcacccaagcccccgggtgtaataaacaaccacaacacctactgcaagcctcctggctacaactaaaaCCTAGGGCACCCAGCCACTACAaagtaagccgcctggctataacttagcaccATTGCTCCAACCTTCGGCGCGCCCATGAGCTGTACTGGCCATCGGGCTTCTGCCCATCTCtcagccaagggagctcctgcctctccggctgctggcagggaagtgccagcctggcctcagcccggAGCTttataggggccaggccctgcccctacaggcagctggttccccttggttgctccggcaacccgcaccTGCGCTTGTTAcccgggcaacccacagctgcgcttgttacccgggcaacccacagctgggctctttATGACATGCCAGGGCTCTGTTTCTCTCCCTGGcggtttctcctctctaggagcaggagcaccgaggtgccctgccaCGTTCCCCTTCTCTCCTTTCTTAATCCATTGTTTAATTCATCATTTTCCTCCTGGATTTCAAATCCTCTTTCCTGCTGTCCCGTGGTAGTGAATTCACTCCTGTGTAGTgggggcagcgcctgcccctggggctccccgGTGCGTTTAACCCCCTCCGCCGTGAGCCGGGGAAGCTCTGCACACCCTGGAGCAACATCCCTTGTCCTTGTGGGCCGGGCTCCAGTGTCGCTTTAGAAACATGTGCAAAAATCTAGAGCTTTTGGTtcggagatgataccttttattagaccgactgagaaatagaaaaaaatatttgctatgttctgcaagcttttgggctcacgcGCCCTTCATCTGGCTCAGGGAAAATGAAAGCTGTCCCCACCAATACAGCaccggcagcagcaggcccttccCTGGGCTCGAGCTGGCAAATGccggggcaggtgagggagagacaagcagagcagggagcagctcccagccctgtgagctgggcctgggccagagcagtcggggggggggggggggggactctggctgcagcttccccactcGCCCCAGCGTCTTCTGCCCCACTGTGCACACATGTGACCCAACGCACACGCGTGTGCCACCCCTGTGCACCCACACCCACTGCtcagccctccccacaccctgccaacACGTGTGCGCCCACAGCCACCCCTCAGCTCACCCCCACACGCCCCACACACGGTGTACGAGACTCAGACTTTATCGGGAGCTGCAGTGTAAGCACCTCTGTAGACACGAGCCAAAATCACGTCAATCAGggcaaaacaattttttttgaaagaaaatgaaaatccgTGATAGCAGAACCATAGCAGAGGCTAAGTAAATGTTTCACTTTTAGTAAATGACTTGCTTGTTATAGGTACGATTTCTTAAAATGGTTTCTTCTGAAAGGTGTTATATGTGCGGCCCTCAACATCGCACCCAAACCTGTTGAGTGGCCCCTAGGCAAAATcactgcccacctctgccctaaaGCAGTGAGCAGGTTGGGAGCGAGCTGTGGCCGGGCAGCCCCgtccctgagtgcagcccctccggtgggcagagagaggggggacCCGGCCACTcagggagcaggtggcaggggccgAGGGGCTCCTGGGTGCCCCccgccctgggtgcccccccggGGACTCCTGCCCCGTGCTCAGCACCTGGCAGGTTTGGCGCCCCCCAAGCACAGCACCCGGCTCCACTCCCCGCATGGTGACCCAGGCCTTCACCACATCCCGCTGGTGTGGGGGAGCGTCGCAGCCGCCCGGGGAGCTGGGAACCCCAGTCCCGGAAAAGGAGTGGGGTGTTGGTCCCAGCCCGGCCTTAGAGCCGTggccccagcacccaggagcgagcgggggggggggggcggcgcgcaCGGCCGAGTGGTTGGTGAGCCCTGCAGATACTGCCAGCTCCAACCCCATTTTGGGGCTCCGAGATTTCCCTCGTGGTGGGGTCCCGCcgggcccctctccccaccccgggCCTGGCTGGAGGCGCCAGGCTGGTCCCCCCGGGCTCTCCCGCCCCACGCTCCTCCAGGTGACGTTAGGACTGTGGGGTGAGCCCTGCTGCTGTGAGAGGCTGGGGGAATCCGGGGTCCCGAGGGCAGCGCTCAGCCCTGCTCTCCCGTCCTGTGTCCGTGTGGGTCCCAGCGCTGGGTAAAACCGTCCCCAGAGTCGGTTGTGGCAGGATCACGGGGAAGCGGGGCGGGAAGGGACCTCCCGAGGCCTCCTCtcgtccagcccctgctcacagcagctccagccctcacCAAACCGTCCAGACAAGCGTGTGCCCGGGGCAGGCCCAGGCGAGGTGAGAGGCCGGGGGCGTGTGGCAGAGACCGGTGTACCTGGTTGTGGGCAGGGTGCGGGGCTCGTGCGCTGCATCCTGTGCGGTTCAGAAGACGCCTGGAGGGAAGAGCAGAAAGGGGGGTGAGGCGCCTGCCTGGGAAGCACCAACCACGGCCCGTCCATCCCCGCTGCAGGGACCCTGCGGGAGGGCCTGAGCCCGGGGCAGCCCCTCCTCACCTGTGCACAGCTCTCTCTCCACCGGGGGGTCTCCAGGGGTTTGCACCACAGACACTCGCACTCGCAGCCCCGGGCGGGTCGTGCTCCTCCTGGGCACCATCCAGACACTCGTCCCCGTGAAGGTGCCGTCTGGGTTCTCTTCGGTTTTCAGGGGCAGTTTCCTCCCAGCGCCGTCCCCGTCCCAGCTCCACTGGATCTGATGGATGTCCTGGGGGTAGTAGCGCTCTATGCGGATGGCAAACAGCACTTCCTCTGGTTCATTCCCCTTGGGCAGCGTGTGGATCTGGGACACGTGTCCCTGAACTGTGGAGACAGCAGGAGCGTTAGGAGCGCAGGCGGTGGCAGCTGGACGCAGCgtggctgctctgccctcctggcaCAGGCACAGGCTCCGGCgcaggggctgagggcagggagGTGTCGTGGGCTGCGCTGCACAGCCACGTCCATGGGCTccgtcccaccctgccctgcgggTCCCCGCTTGCCTGCGCCTTCCCAAATCTACGGGGCGGCGTGTGGTCGGCTGGCACCGGGCCCCGGAGGGCCGTTCTCTGCGGACACCCCGCCGAGCTGAGGTGGCCGAGAGGGAGAGGGGACGGACGGGCTGTGGCCGGGGCGGGGAGGCCGGTCCAGAGGGACtttgctcagagcaggggggtcCAATTCATCCAGACCCATGGCCACCGCAGCCCCGGCTTTGCTGGCACGCTGTCCTGGATTGCACCCCTACCTCGGAGCTGCTGGGGCCCAAAGGAGTTCGAACTTGGCGTCTGTTGAGGTTCGGGCTCCTCCCGGCGCTGATGCTCAACCCTTTCGTGCTTGTGCCTCAAGGAGGTGACATTTCCGGAGATTTCTGGCACCTCCAGGGCCCACATGAGACCTGGGAAAGGAAACGTCCATTAATGATGAGAGGTCCCAAACAGGGTGCCCGGCACCATCAGAGCCTGCGCCTGCTCCCCTGAGCCTGGAGAAATTGGACCCCCTGCATGGACCCCATCACATCTCCCGTCTCAACTCCCGACCGACAAAACCCATGTGCCGTGTCGTGCACCAGCCTCGCCGCTCACGGGGCaccatcagggcagggggcaccgaCCACGCTGGGTGTCACGGAGCTGAGACCGacctgtcacctgcagctccGCGCTGCTCTTCTCCACGGGCTGCTCCAGGGCCACGTGCCGCACGCGGCAGATGTACCGGGCGCCCTGGTCTCTCTGCACCGACGGGGTGAAGATCAGGCTTGTTTCCTGCTGGAAACTCTTCCCATCCGGCGCCTGCACGGCCGTGCCCGGTTGGATCCTGTAGTCATCAGAGTCTGGCAGGGCCATGGCTGGAGCCTGTCCCTTGCCCTTCCGGAGCCAGGTCACCCTCAGCTCTGCCGGGAAATGCCCCGAAATGCGGCAGCTCAGGGTGACTCTGCTCCCCACGGGCACTGACTCCGGCTGGGAGATGTCCGACAGCGCCGGGGGCCGCAGGAGCCCTGGGGAAGGAAATGCCCATTAATGATGAGAGGTCCCAAACAGGGCACCTGGCACCATCAGGGCCTGCGCCTGCTCCCTGAGCCTGGAGAACATGAACCCCTCACGGGGACCCCGTGACATCTCCCGTCTCAACTCCCGACTGACAGAGCCCAGGCGTGCAGGGGGGACGCGGGACAGGAACGTTACTGCCCAGCTCTCCGTCACCCCTCGGTGCCCTGCGGGGGGGCAGCGATCCCTGCTCCTCGCCCGCCGGAGCCCGGGGCAGCCCCCCTCACCCGTGTCCCCCGGCCTGCCTGGCAAGAGGCTCCCATTTGGGCCCTGCCGGCCAGGGAAGGCGTCAGCGGGGGCCGCGCTGCACAGCCACCTCCGTGGGTCTGTCCCCGCGCCTGGCCTGCGGGTGCCCAGGTGCCCGCGTCTTTGCCTGAGAGCTACGCAGTCGCGTGTCGTCCGTGGGCACCCGGCGCTGGGGGATCGTCGCCTTGTCGCGGTGCAGAGGCTTGCGTGTCCCTGGGACCCCGAGAGCGACGCGTCCAGAGCTCGCGCTcctggcagggcacccatggcGGTAAGGTGCGGGGGAGGCTCCAGACAAAGAACGGTCCCAGAAGTCCTCAACGGCGGAGCAGGCGGAGGAGGGCTGCGGCCCCAACGGTATCCTGCTCCTCACCACATGTGCCCAACACCGCCTGGCCATGATGAACACCGTCCTCCGCCAGAAAGACCGGCTCAGGGCCACGCGGAGGCAGCCCAGGTCGGAGCGCTGGCACCTCCTGGGCTACACCATCGTCCGAGGTAGAGACCTGAGGGACACGCTCGTCACAAGGGCCACGAAGGGATCTCAAAACTGCTGGACGGACCGCTGACCTGTGCGCTCCGTGATGAACATCTGCCTGGCGCCGAGACGTCAGAAGACCCACGAGGCCGCGCGGAGACGGCTGAACGGCGCAGCTGTGACGGGCCCTGGGCAGCGGGAGGGGGTCCAGGCCCAGCTGTCTCGTGCCCTGGGGCGAGTCCCTGCCGCTGATGACATCTCcatccaggcacactgggagcAACTCACGTCCGCCGTCCAAGATGCCTGCGCCCGGACTGCTGGGTTGCATCGCGACAGAACCGGACTGGTTCGACGCCAGTGACGCTCGGATCCGCGATCTCTTCGAGCGGAAGTGTGCAGCCTTCATCTCCTGGCACACCCATCCATGAACTCGGCGAAAGACAGCAGCGTAGCACCGGGTGAGGGCTGAGGTCCAGCGATGCATCGTGACATGCAGAACCactggtgggtggagaaggcGCGTGACCCAGGGCTGCACCGACCAGCATGACATGAATAACTTCTTCCAGGCGACCAAGACAACCTACGGACCCCGCTCCACTGGACAAACCCCTCCGATCACAGCACGCTCCCGGCTCCTCGAGGACGATGGCGCCATGCGTCTGCGTTGGAAGGAGTGTTTTGAACTCCTCTGTAACCGGGAGTGCACCGTATCGGAGCAGACCCTCCGAGCTGTCCCGCAACGCCCCGTGGTGGGTTCCCTCGGGGATCCACCACCCATCGGCGAGCTGCAGCGAGCCACCCAACAGATGAAAACCAGCAAAGCCCGCGGGCCAGGTGGTAAACCCGCAGAGGTCTGCCACGCCGGCAGCTCCCGGCTCCCATCACGACTCCACCAGCTTGTCGTCTGCCTTTGGGACGAAGAGGACATCGCCGGGGATCTCAGGGACATGATCATCCtgactgtggcagaaatgccaccgtgggtgcccctctccagaggggaggcctgggaggctggtgttgaatccctcagggcagggatctcccaccttgtctacatgacaaaagcctggcgcctgggaggcgatgctctggtcacctgggcaggggggaaagacccggccctgcgcgggcccaggtagtcagggatgctggggagattggtcggacTCTGGCCcatattggcagcttcgattggaccgggctgctgaggtcagagaggttatttaaggggttggtccaggaagaaggcagccattatccatgcggtcatccaggtgaatctgaaccgggctctctcctcatcaccgcatgctccaggagtgccctgcctccagaggaaactccaaccacctctggacgatgcgagtgagtaagctgctCGAGATCAGAccagatatttagcttacagtaattcaaatgcgagatcaaaaggctacctcagccaccctggtttgctctgtgggattcctctgatattcctctgatcctgctctaccttttaccctgttcccGCCCTACCTGAATCAATAAAgctctccttgtgaccggtgtggaaGACTTATTGAGGgggggtctaaattatgccgaggagccccttaggtctgtggactaagggaggcttcctaataagcccctgacttgggaagtgccccaagtgctggtattgggtctaggacccattggacgaccaggcctgtgttctccaaggtgcgcagagccagaagtgagtccagagcctgggatggtggcagcgggaccccaggctagcgggtgtgctccagggaaggggtcggccggacggaggcaccccagggaggcactcggggCCCGGAcggtgggcgggcgcagggaggtgggcggccaacgcaggagcgcccctgACTGGCCCACTGCAGAACCATCTATTATGACTTACAGCAGGTGGTGTGTTTCAGGCTGTAGTGCATACTTACACTGCCTTTGTGGGGGGAAAGGTTGATGCTCATTTAAAACAcggcctgtgccctgccacacgtGAGTCTTCCACCACGCCTGAAGAAAAGCCTTCCCTTCCTTGTCCTGATTAACTCTTTCAGTTACAGTAAGAGCCTTCACAGCTGACACTGGGTCTCAGAGCCACCGTCGTTCGTCTTATCAAGCTGTTACCACTGTCCTCTCGAAGAGATTCACACTGCTCCTGGAGAGTGAGGGGAGGTAAAAACCCCCATTTCTCACCCCCATGGCCAAGGAGATCGCAGCTGTTTACACTTCCAGCAGTTTCTCTGCCTTGCAGGACATACACAGAGCAAACAGCACACTGCTCACACCCTGGTTTGCACCAACACCTTCACAGTCTCTGCAAAGCCTCAGCACTCATGAGGTCCTTGGATGGCAAAGAAGCCTGCGACCAGGGGGAGGGACGTGGCGCCGAGCTGCCGCATGGCGGCGTGTCCCGGGAGCTGTGGTGACCTGCTCGTGCTGCTGTTCCCCAAACGCGGGCTACAGCCCACACGGCCGTCCTGGTGGGGCACGGGAAGAGCCGCCAGTGGGAGCCCAGCCTGATCCTCACCGCCGTGCAGAAGGGGCACGCGGGGGCCAAGCTCATGAGCCGCCTGGAGCTCGGCACCCTGCGGACCCCATCCAGCAACGTAGTGGGGAGCACCGGGTCATGGGCGAGTCCAGTAGTGTGCAACCGCCTGAAGCCAAGCAGGGACCCGGCGagtccggcccggcccggcccggcccagcactgacgggagcagagcagagcagctccGCCTCCTTCCGCACGTCTGTGAAGCTGGAGGTCCGCAGCCGCTTCCCACCGGGGCCAAGggggagcccagcgcagcccccgccagccctcgCCCGGGTCCCATCTCAGCCCAGCACcggcccctcttctccctgcagccagggcagcGCGCACCCTACAGCCCTGCCCGTGGGGAGAACGAGACTGCCCGagccccctctgcctctgcccgtacccctccctcctgccccgtgCTTGGGTGCGAGCCCGGCTCCAGCAGGcgcactgcccctcctcccctcccgtCCCTCCCGGGCTAggctcctggtgccccag
Coding sequences:
- the LOC132251320 gene encoding uncharacterized protein LOC132251320 isoform X2, translated to MGRSPMASTAHGRAEGGRGSRVVEKMPTELEPVAAARRPFAAQITASVKVEEISPDKMQPTVSLQEPGDCWLEQPKARCTDRHREEAGLGETTGPQDKTPHVPKEQPSSDQKSDSPKTEETWDCAPDESCSGSYPGQSPSPGAGTFSRADEQPPEEVPVFLELQRTCPGRMGEMDSLIPQPGQLGKGQGMPPKQGSCGLDGTAWRAAFSPWAAFCPPLLQVHCDTPPPIGNVWGEAWGAHVPPDRESMGARQLWPHRHCQHLRELAQTREAAVTHAATTRKHNTAVSATEPSKSPPAWPRPWSV
- the LOC132251320 gene encoding uncharacterized protein LOC132251320 isoform X1; this encodes MGSHGRACPPVPAAGSSWPQLWKQLELGNEFPTLETWHQHFQSLCSQEAEELWELCSRLRELCQRWLEPSTAARSRCWSKPWPSCPRDNAGSGGTVWTPVPSQWPRARVFRWDRRGEKWLFHPDHHSCRPHLHVSGGRSPPSCLPVPGSPVTDLSHSQITASVKVEEISPDKMQPTVSLQEPGDCWLEQPKARCTDRHREEAGLGETTGPQDKTPHVPKEQPSSDQKSDSPKTEETWDCAPDESCSGSYPGQSPSPGAGTFSRADEQPPEEVPVFLELQRTCPGRMGEMDSLIPQPGQLGKGQGMPPKQGSCGLDGTAWRAAFSPWAAFCPPLLQVHCDTPPPIGNVWGEAWGAHVPPDRESMGARQLWPHRHCQHLRELAQTREAAVTHAATTRKHNTAVSATEPSKSPPAWPRPWSV
- the LOC132251321 gene encoding uncharacterized protein LOC132251321, with translation MTGREAVDNWAQRAGVVALRLGGSREHVECPGGSVQHSSPAWTMAPGSLQPSPGWGSRTGTGIPGDRDTLEDWGLLRPPALSDISQPESVPVGSRVTLSCRISGHFPAELRVTWLRKGKGQAPAMALPDSDDYRIQPGTAVQAPDGKSFQQETSLIFTPSVQRDQGARYICRVRHVALEQPVEKSSAELQVTGLMWALEVPEISGNVTSLRHKHERVEHQRREEPEPQQTPSSNSFGPQQLRVQGHVSQIHTLPKGNEPEEVLFAIRIERYYPQDIHQIQWSWDGDGAGRKLPLKTEENPDGTFTGTSVWMVPRRSTTRPGLRVRVSVVQTPGDPPVERELCTGVF